The following coding sequences lie in one Zingiber officinale cultivar Zhangliang chromosome 2B, Zo_v1.1, whole genome shotgun sequence genomic window:
- the LOC122046495 gene encoding uncharacterized protein LOC122046495: MPLYSIYKGFPSTTVGRGLGREPSLLAAASSSPSTETLTSRLSSRRPSLTCLVSYDLYCSICLPSGCCAGASMPFLAEATTAVVQTLAERRDPTQRTLHQRNFPLSKAWGCQQAVGSMGEHGEGRGEGEGEGVGVGGGGRTPEAERGAYNSGIGKMRETLLVHLRKEMGRTEPLVPPPLPYSREHEKEADLESSMPLAPSPWNLRTRRRRARASSVFPRQSSASPPEAAEKRPSRTDRRERPKISVALTSEEIDEDIYAVTGYRARRRPRRRPHVVQKQLDLLLPGSWLSQITIESYRVPD, from the exons atgcctCTCTATTCCATTTATAAAGGATTCCCTTCCACGACCGTGGGGCGTGGGCTGGGAAGAGAACCCTCCCTCCTCGCCGCCGCTTCCTCCTCTCCCTCGACCGAAACGCTGACCAGCCGTCTCTCCTCGAGGAGGCCTTCTCTTACTTGTCTCGTCTCGTACGACCTCTATTGTTCGATCTGTTTACCATCTGGGTGCTGCGCCGGCGCATCGATGCCCTTCTTAGCAGAGGCGACTACGGCGGTAGTGCAGACGCTAGCTGAGCGGAGGGATCCGACGCAAAGGACTCTCCACCAACGTAATTTTCCGTTGTCGAAGGCGTGGGGATGCCAGCAGGCCGTTGGCTCCATGGGCGAGCACGGCGAAGGCAGGGGCGAGGGCGAGGGCGAGGGCGTGGGCGTCGGTGGCGGCGGCAGAACGCCCGAGGCAGAACGCGGAGCCTACAACAGCGGGATCGGAAAGATGAGAGAGACACTTCTGGTTCATCTTCGCAAGGAGATGGGACGGACCGAGCCGCTAGTTCCGCCGCCGCTACCCTATAGCCGGGAGCACGAAAAGGAAGCGGATCTCGAATCTTCGATGCCACTTGCTCCATCACCGTGGAATCTTAGGACGAGACGGAGGCGTGCACGGGCTTCGTCGGTGTTCCCGAGGCAATCGAGTGCGTCGCCGCCGGAGGCTGCAGAGAAGCGGCCGTCGCGTACGGATCGGAGGGAGAGGCCAAAGATCTCGGTGGCCCTCACCAGTGAGGAGATCGACGAGGACATTTATGCGGTGACGGGGTACAGGGCTCGCCGGCGGCCCCGAAGACGTCCTCACGTCGTCCAAAAGCAGCTCGAT TTGTTGCTCCCAGGCTCATGGCTATCACAGATCACTATCGAATCATACAGGGTCCCCGATTAG